GCGATGCCGCATTGTTGCCCGACCCCGCGCCCATGCCCCAGCCCGGATTGGGCGACAGGCCCAGCGTGCCGGACGCGGGAGAGGCGGCCGGGTTCGGCGCCGGACCGGCGGGCGGCGCGCTCGTGGGCAGCTGCGCCGGCGGCGCGGGCGGCTGTGCGGGCGGCACCGGTTCGTTGGGCACCACGAACGAAAAGCGCTTCCAGTCGGAGCCGAGATTCCAGTCGCGCGTGTTGACGGCGTTGATCTGGAACGGCTTGGGCAGTTGGGACACATCCAGGCGCATGCGGACTTCGGCCTGCACCGCCTCGCCGGCCTTGACCGCGCGCTGCTCGAACACGCGCCAGCCCCGCACGTGCTGCATGAAGTCGACCGCGTCCTTCAGCCGCGAGAACGGCACCTGCAGACCACCGGTCGAGACCCGGTACTGGCGCGTGAGCGGGTGGTACGACAGCCGCACCACGCGGGTCGCGCTGACGGCATGGTCGTCGAACCAGTACCAGCGCGGACGGATCAGTTCGAACTCGACGAGGAAATACAGCGCGATGCCCTTGTTGACGGCATCTTCGAGGTTGCCCGGCAGATCGAAATCGAAATCGGCGGAGAGGTTCCAGCCCCCGTCGGCGTATTCCAGCTGCGTGCGCCCGACTTCGATGGTCTGCGCCGGCGCCGCGGCCGGCCACCACAGGCACAGCATGCCCAGCACGACCAGCCGATGCAGAACTTGCCGGAACCGGGGCACCGCCGGCAGCCAGGTCGATGGGCGAAGGAATGCAGTCACAACGGTCGTCGCATCAGGGCCGTTTCTGGAACACCGCGTAATAGAAGCCGTCGTGGTCGAGCGGCAGGGATGAGACGCCAGGAACGAAGCCGCCAGCCGCCTCGGGCATGGCCGGCAGCAACTGGCCGGGCGCGTGCAATCGTATCGCATCTTGCAGACGGCTTTCAAACCATCGGGCCTGGGCCTCACCTTCCGTCGGGAAAATCGAACAGGTGACATAAACCAGCTTGCCACCGGGCTTCAGGCATGCCCATAGCGCGCTCACGATGTCCCGCTGCAGCGCGGCCAGCGCAGGCAGATCGGCCGGACGGCGCAGCCAG
The sequence above is a segment of the Ralstonia nicotianae genome. Coding sequences within it:
- a CDS encoding DUF4390 domain-containing protein: MTAFLRPSTWLPAVPRFRQVLHRLVVLGMLCLWWPAAAPAQTIEVGRTQLEYADGGWNLSADFDFDLPGNLEDAVNKGIALYFLVEFELIRPRWYWFDDHAVSATRVVRLSYHPLTRQYRVSTGGLQVPFSRLKDAVDFMQHVRGWRVFEQRAVKAGEAVQAEVRMRLDVSQLPKPFQINAVNTRDWNLGSDWKRFSFVVPNEPVPPAQPPAPPAQLPTSAPPAGPAPNPAASPASGTLGLSPNPGWGMGAGSGNNAASLLLAPAK